The Mucilaginibacter terrae region TCCTGCACACGACCTGCAACTTCTTCTTGGGTAAGATTCTTTATTTTTTCGGTACCAAATTTCTCCACACAAAAAGAAGCTAATGCTGAGCCAAAAATGATGGCGTTTTTCATATTGTTGAAGTTGATGGTACCAACCTTAGCCAAATAACCAATAAAACCACCGGCAAAAGTATCACCGGCACCGGTTGGGTCAAATACATCTGCCAACGGCAGGGCAGGGGCCGAGAACACTTTATCTTCGTGGAACAGCAAAGCACCGTGCTCACCTTTTTTAATGATGAGGTATTTAGGGCCCATGCCTAAAATTTTACGGGCAGCTTTTACCAATGAGTATTCGCCGCTTAACTGGCGGGCTTCAGCATCATTAATGGTTAAAACGTCAACCATTTTGATAGTTTCGAGCAAATCATCCAGTGCAATGTCCATCCAGAAGTTCATGGTATCCATTACTACGAGCTTAGGGCGGTTTTTAAGGCGTTTAATAACCGTTTGCTGCACCTGTGGGGTAAGATTGCCCAGCATCAAAAATTCGCAGTCCTGATACGACTCTGGGATGATGGGGTCAAAATCAGCCAGTACGTTTAGTTCGGTAGCCAAAGTATCGCGGCTGTTCATATCATTATGGTAGCGTCCGCTCCAAAAAAACGATTTTTCGCCTTGCTTTACCTGCAGGCCTTCGGTACTAATATGATGTTGCTGAAAATCGGCAATCTCACTTTCGGGAAAATCGTCGCCTACCACGGCAACAATTTTTACATCGTTATAAAAGTATGATGCGGCCAAACTGGCATAGGTAGCAGCCCCGCCAACAATTTTATCGGTTTTACCAAAGGGGGTTTCGATAGCGTCAAATGCCACAGTACCAATCACTAATAAACTCATGTGAAAAATATTTAAATTTTTTTTGTGCAAATATTGTGAAATATCCGCGAAGTTTATACTTTTGCACCACTCCAAACCGGAAAAGATTCCTGAGTAGCTCAGCCGGTTAGAGCATCTGACTGTTAATCAGAGGGTCGCTGGTTCGAGCCCAGCCTCAGGAGCCTCAAAATCAATGATTTATCCCCACTCTGGCGAGTGGGGATTTTTTTTTCGCATAGTTTTCGCATACTTTTCAGTATTGCATACCGCAGACGAAATTCCTTAGTTGACAAAAGATCCTTTTTAAGCCGTATACTAACCATCCCCAAAAGCATAGCCTTTAAAAAAATGTTTTTATTCTGTCATGTTATTTAAAACAATAAAAACCCCTTGTTTTTTTGAACACTGTTTAATAACATTGCATTGTTTTACACCCAAACCAAAATGGCAGGCAATAATATATTTGTAACTTGTTAATTTAGAATGAGCATAGCAGAAAGAAAGTTAGAAGAGAAACAAGAGATGCACGAACGCATCCTTAACGGAGCGCGAAAGATATTCCTGGAGAAAGGCTATGACCAGACCAGCATGCGCAATATCGCTCAGGAGATCAACTATAGCCCAGGCTCCATATACTTCTATTTCAAAGATAAAAGTGAGATCTTCCACGAATTGCATAAAGAGGGTTTTCTCCTGCTGCTTAACCAGTTAAAGGTGCTGGAAAAGGTCCGTGATCCCTTTGAAAGATTGAAAGCCTCAGGCCGGGTTTTTATCCAGTTCGCACAAGAGAACAAGGATTACTATAACTTGATGTTCATCGTAGAAGAGCCGGTTAAAGATCCTTCGTCTGAAGGATTCCAGATAGCCGAGGAGGCGATCAGCTATATGCAGGGAATGATCATCGAATGCCAGCAGAAAGGCAAATTCAAGGATATGGATACGGAATATTTTACTTTCCTGATCATTTCCGTGGTACACGGCATTTGCGCACTTTTCTGTAAGAATCGCAATACCAGTTTTGTTGGCAAGACCGATGAAGAACTGATGGAGAATGGCTACGAGTCTTTCGTGGCCTTACTCGAAAAAAGTTAGCTATTTTTTTGAAACAATATTGAACACTGTTCAAATTTAAAACAATGATTAAAATGAAATTTAGAAATCAAACATTTTATCAGCTTTTGCTTTTATCGTCGGCCTTACTGGCCGCACCAATAGTAAAAGCCCAGGGGAAGCTGGATGAATATATCCGGGATGGCCTTGCCTCCAATGAGAGCATTAAGCAACAAAACTTTGTGTTGGAAAAGAATGTCTATGCATTGAAAGAAGCTAAAAGCATGTTCCTGCCGGAGGTTACTTTTTCAACCACGTATACCAAAGCTGACGGGGGGCGTACGATAGATTTTCCTACCGGCGACCTGTTTAACGGTGTTTATGCCACGCTGAACCAGCTGACAGGTACTAACGCTTTTCCGCAATTGCAGAACCAGAAGATCCTGCTTAACCCGGATAATTTCTATGATGCCAAATTCCGCACAACACTTCCCATCCTGAATGCGGAACTGATCTATAACAAGCGGATCAAAAAGCAGCAGATCGACCTGCAGAAAGCTGAAGTATTGCTTTACAAGCGGGAACTGGTCAAAGAGATCAAAACAGCCTATTACACTTACTTGAAAGCTGTTAATGCTACCGATATCTATCAATCCTCACTCCGGCTGGTTGAAGAAGGACAAAGGATCAACACCAAACTATATGAAAATAGCAAGGTCAACCGCACGGTAGTACTCAGAAGCCAGAACGAAGTATCAAAGATAAATGCTTCGCTTACCAGTGCCAGGAAAACTGCGGAATCGGCGCGCTACTATTTTAACTTCCTGCTCAACCGCCCGCTTACCGACAGTATCTTATCGGATAATATTAAGGTATTGCCGGCAAATGAACAACTTGGGGGAAACAGCGTCAGCGGCAGGGAGGAACTCTCTAAACTCCGGATCGCCAAAGATATTAACGGCAACCTGACGGGACTAGCTAAGTCTTACATCGTTCCCAAATTAGGGACGTTTATCGACCTGGGTTCACAGGCTTTTGACTGGAAGTTCAATAACAACAGCCGCTATTACCTGTTCGGCGTGTCTCTCCAATGGAACCTCTTTTCTTCCGGCAAGAACAATTACCGGGTGAAGCAGGCGATCGCCGATCAGCATGCCCTGGCCTCGCAAACAGATCATGTACAACAGCAACTGCTGACGGAATTGAAGGTACGCCAGGCCGGTATGCAAAGCGCCATTGCCCAATACCAGGCGGCCGAATCACAATTAAAAACCTGCCAGACCTATTACGGTGATATGCTGAAGCTATACAAACAAGGCATGGCGATCTATATCGAGCTGCTCGATGCCCAGAACCAATGGATCGATGCACAGCTTAAAACAAATATTGCCCTTTACGATACCTGGATCGCCAATACGGCGATCGAACGTGCGAACGCCAGTTTTACTATTCAATAAAATCAAGACCATGAAAAAAATACAACTATTCAGCATTATCCTAGCAGCGCTAATTTTAGTGGCTGCCTGCAAAGAAAAACACCAGGAAGGAGATCCAATAGGACAACCGGATATCATCCCCGTAAAAACAGCCCCGGTGTCTACGCTAGGTGTACCCGATCAAATCACCGCCACCGGCCTCGTGAGTACAGAGGATGAAGCCAAATACGCCTTTAAGATAGGTGGCGTGATCAGCCGAATCCTGGTTCAGGAGGGGCAGTCCTTTAAACAAGGGCAATTACTGGCTACACTCAATTCCACAGAAATTTCAGCAGGTTTGGCACAATCCAGCCTCAGTGTAGAAAAAGCAGCGCGTGACTATAACCGCGCGTTGAATTTATACAAAGACAGCGTTTATACTTTAGAACAACTACAGAATACTAAAACAGCTTTGGATGTAGCTAGGAAAGCAAGAGAAGCAACCGCTTTCAATGAGCGTTACTCTAAAATTTATGCGGCTTCTGATGGCTTTGTCAGCAAGAAGATAGCGAACGAAGGAGAAGTGATTGCCGAAGGCATGCCGGTACTGCTCATCAATTCTACCGAGCAACACAACAGCTATTCGCTTAAGGTGGGTGTTACCGACCGGGAATGGGCCATCATTAAGCAGGGCCAAACCGCCAAAGTAACGCTCGATGGCTATGCCGGTAAAACCTTTGATGCGACTGTATTCCGCAAGTCCCAGGCAGCAGACCGTGAACTGGGTTCTTTCCAGATCGAATTAAAGCTGCAACTGAACGGTGTAAAACCAGCGGTGGGCATGTTTGGCAAAGCCGAGATCGCTACCCATCAGGATGAAAACGTGATGGTTATTCCCTACGCATCACTGGTAGAGGCCGATGGCGACAAAGGATTTGTATTTACCACAGTAGGATCAAACCGGGTAAAACGAGTGCCGGTCAGCATTTTGAAGTTCGACAATGAAAATGTGTATCTCAAAGATAAACTGGAAGGCATAGACCAGATCGTCGTTTCCAACAGTGCCTACCTCAACGAACAATCCATCATAAAAATCATTCAATAAGGTCATGAAGATCACCAATTTTGCCGTTAAGAATTATCAGTTCACGCTGATCATATTCCTTATGGTGGCCGTTGTCGGCTTGCTGACACTGTTTACCATGCCCCGTTCGGAAGATCCTACCACGCATCCTCCGCAGTATATCATTACGGTTATTTACCCGGGTACCAGTCCCAAGGATATGGAAGAACAGGTCGTGAAACCCATCGAGAATAAGATCTATGGTCTGGAAAATATAGAAAAGATCCTGACGACCGTCGAAGATGGCGTAGCCGTTATCCAACCTAAGTTCAAATATGGCGTGGATGTCGACAATAAGTACCAGGAAATATCCACCGAGATCAATGCTTTAAAAAACAGCGAACTTCCCAAAGATATTTACCTGATCAAAACGGAAAAGGTATCCTCGGCGGATGTAAAGATCCTGCAGGTTGCCCTGTTGTCTGACCAGGCTTCTGGTAAAATGCTGCGGGACGAAGCAGATATCTTAAAAACACAGTTAGAGAAGATCACCAACCTCAAAGAGGTGAAATACTTCGGCATGCCCGAGCAGGAGATCCGCATCGACATACAACTGGATAAACTGGCACAGTTAAAAATACCGCTTAATGTGGTCATGGGTAGTTTGCAAAGTGAGGCTGCGGATATTCCAGGCGGCAGCATTAACCTGGACAGCAAGGTTTTTAATGTGAAAACCAGCGGTAAATTCAAGAACACCGATGATGTAGCCAATACGGTGATCTACAATGCCAACGGCAAGATCATTTATTTGAAGGATGTAGCCACGGTAAGTTATAAGGACGCTACGGTAAACCACATCACACGGATAAATGGTCACCGTTGCGTGCTGGTTACGGCAGCCATGAAAGACAATGTAAATATTACCAGCGTTCAGAAAGAATATTTACTGGTACTGGAAGCATTCGGGAAAACCCTGCCGGAGAATATCCACATGGTCAAAAACTTCGATCAGGCCAATATGGTATCCGAGCGCCTGGGGCATTTGGGTTTTGATTTTGGTTTGGCCATTGTTCTGGTCGTGATCACGTTGCTGCCATTAGGGTTCAGGGCATCTTTGATCGTAATGATCTCTATCCCGCTATCTTTAGCCCTGGGGCTCATTGCTATGAACCTGTTGGGTTATTCTTTAAACCAGTTAAGTATTGTCGGCCTGGTGGTGGCCTTAGGCTTGCTGGTAGATGACAGCATTGTGGTGGTAGAGAATATTGAGCGCTGGCTCAGGGAAGGCCATTCGCGAATGAACGCCATTTTTAAGGGAACGAAACAGATCGGCGCAGCCGTTGTCGGCTGTACTGCGACGCTGGTGATCGCATTCCTGCCCCTGGCCTTTTTACCCGATGTGGCCGGTGAATTTGTCCGCAGCCTGCCTATGGCCGTCATGACCAGCGTTCTGGCATCCATGATCGTTGCTTTAACGCTTGTACCTTTCCTGGGCAGCCGGATGTTAAAGACCCATGAACATGGCGAGGGTAACTTCTTTTTAAAACACCTACAACGGTTTCTGACCAGATCTTACAGCCGCGTAATGCCTGTTGCATTAAAGTGGCCGAAGGTTACTATCGGGATATCCTTAGCCCTGAGCGGGCTTGCCTTTTTCCTGTTCACCTTGACCGGGTTCAAGCTTTTTCCAACCTCGGAAAAACCGATGTTCCTGATCAATATTAAAATGCCCTTACAGGCGGATATTCCGGAAAGTGACCG contains the following coding sequences:
- a CDS encoding PfkB family carbohydrate kinase is translated as MSLLVIGTVAFDAIETPFGKTDKIVGGAATYASLAASYFYNDVKIVAVVGDDFPESEIADFQQHHISTEGLQVKQGEKSFFWSGRYHNDMNSRDTLATELNVLADFDPIIPESYQDCEFLMLGNLTPQVQQTVIKRLKNRPKLVVMDTMNFWMDIALDDLLETIKMVDVLTINDAEARQLSGEYSLVKAARKILGMGPKYLIIKKGEHGALLFHEDKVFSAPALPLADVFDPTGAGDTFAGGFIGYLAKVGTINFNNMKNAIIFGSALASFCVEKFGTEKIKNLTQEEVAGRVQEFINLAQFEIEL
- a CDS encoding TetR/AcrR family transcriptional regulator, which produces MSIAERKLEEKQEMHERILNGARKIFLEKGYDQTSMRNIAQEINYSPGSIYFYFKDKSEIFHELHKEGFLLLLNQLKVLEKVRDPFERLKASGRVFIQFAQENKDYYNLMFIVEEPVKDPSSEGFQIAEEAISYMQGMIIECQQKGKFKDMDTEYFTFLIISVVHGICALFCKNRNTSFVGKTDEELMENGYESFVALLEKS
- a CDS encoding TolC family protein; protein product: MKFRNQTFYQLLLLSSALLAAPIVKAQGKLDEYIRDGLASNESIKQQNFVLEKNVYALKEAKSMFLPEVTFSTTYTKADGGRTIDFPTGDLFNGVYATLNQLTGTNAFPQLQNQKILLNPDNFYDAKFRTTLPILNAELIYNKRIKKQQIDLQKAEVLLYKRELVKEIKTAYYTYLKAVNATDIYQSSLRLVEEGQRINTKLYENSKVNRTVVLRSQNEVSKINASLTSARKTAESARYYFNFLLNRPLTDSILSDNIKVLPANEQLGGNSVSGREELSKLRIAKDINGNLTGLAKSYIVPKLGTFIDLGSQAFDWKFNNNSRYYLFGVSLQWNLFSSGKNNYRVKQAIADQHALASQTDHVQQQLLTELKVRQAGMQSAIAQYQAAESQLKTCQTYYGDMLKLYKQGMAIYIELLDAQNQWIDAQLKTNIALYDTWIANTAIERANASFTIQ
- a CDS encoding efflux RND transporter periplasmic adaptor subunit, whose amino-acid sequence is MAACKEKHQEGDPIGQPDIIPVKTAPVSTLGVPDQITATGLVSTEDEAKYAFKIGGVISRILVQEGQSFKQGQLLATLNSTEISAGLAQSSLSVEKAARDYNRALNLYKDSVYTLEQLQNTKTALDVARKAREATAFNERYSKIYAASDGFVSKKIANEGEVIAEGMPVLLINSTEQHNSYSLKVGVTDREWAIIKQGQTAKVTLDGYAGKTFDATVFRKSQAADRELGSFQIELKLQLNGVKPAVGMFGKAEIATHQDENVMVIPYASLVEADGDKGFVFTTVGSNRVKRVPVSILKFDNENVYLKDKLEGIDQIVVSNSAYLNEQSIIKIIQ
- a CDS encoding efflux RND transporter permease subunit, which encodes MKITNFAVKNYQFTLIIFLMVAVVGLLTLFTMPRSEDPTTHPPQYIITVIYPGTSPKDMEEQVVKPIENKIYGLENIEKILTTVEDGVAVIQPKFKYGVDVDNKYQEISTEINALKNSELPKDIYLIKTEKVSSADVKILQVALLSDQASGKMLRDEADILKTQLEKITNLKEVKYFGMPEQEIRIDIQLDKLAQLKIPLNVVMGSLQSEAADIPGGSINLDSKVFNVKTSGKFKNTDDVANTVIYNANGKIIYLKDVATVSYKDATVNHITRINGHRCVLVTAAMKDNVNITSVQKEYLLVLEAFGKTLPENIHMVKNFDQANMVSERLGHLGFDFGLAIVLVVITLLPLGFRASLIVMISIPLSLALGLIAMNLLGYSLNQLSIVGLVVALGLLVDDSIVVVENIERWLREGHSRMNAIFKGTKQIGAAVVGCTATLVIAFLPLAFLPDVAGEFVRSLPMAVMTSVLASMIVALTLVPFLGSRMLKTHEHGEGNFFLKHLQRFLTRSYSRVMPVALKWPKVTIGISLALSGLAFFLFTLTGFKLFPTSEKPMFLINIKMPLQADIPESDRATKLVEGELKKHKEIVYYTANVGKGNPQIYYNVHQQDVKPDFAQVFVQLDDGTSPSEKTELIKRLIKKFNDFPYARIEIKDFEQGPPIEANIVVRLFGENQDTLRSLTFKVEEILKKHPGTFFVNNELNTYKSDVKIKIDKEKARTLGVLTSDVDKVIRMAVAGLTVGDYIDDRGDSRNVVITMPRDKFSNLDALKKLYVNNVQGTPVQVDQIATITFETSPTAINHFNKSRFAKVTSLTKEHVLANDILKDVVPQLNKLKMPQGYYYKLSGEAESEGDTLGGNFLSVIILSTFLFIGVLLLQFKTFKGIIIVLSIIPLGILGGVVFLLFTGNPMSLVSIIGFIGLSGIQVKNSLLLVDFTNQLRAEGHSIDEAIHMAGETRFLPVVLTSITAICGLLPIALNPNPLIAPLAIVLIGGLISSTILSRIVTPVMYKLIPPHLGEDGV